A section of the Schistosoma haematobium chromosome ZW, whole genome shotgun sequence genome encodes:
- the LAMC1_20 gene encoding Laminin subunit gamma-1 (EggNog:ENOG410V61M~COG:W): MVHGGQLTKSFEVKTGVRQGFLLSLFLLVIDWIMKTSTSEGKHGIQWTSRMQLDDLDFADDLGLLPQTQQQMQEKTTCAAAVGLNIHKGKSKVLRYNTACTNPITIDGEDLEDVKTFTYLGSIINEQGGFDADVKARIGKARAAYLQLENIWNSKQLSINTKVRIFNTNVKTVLMYRAETWRTTKAIIQKIQVFMNSCLRKILRIRWPDTISNDQLWKRTNQIPVEEEALEVDRTHIEERTQLRHKTSRHMESSRPKEKRKTKEHITPGNGDRHEKNEQELDGTRREGPGQSGLQNAGRRTMLH, from the coding sequence atggtgcatggaggacaattgacaaagtcgttcgaagtgaagaccggtgtcaggcaaggtttcttactctcactctttctcctggtgatcgactggatcatgaagacatcaacatctgaagggaaacacgggatacagtggacttctaggatgcagctggacgatctagacttcgcagatgatctgggcCTTCTaccccaaacgcaacaacaaatgcaagagaagacGACCTGtgcagcagcagtaggtctcaatatacacaaagggaagagcaaggttctccgatacaacacagcatgcaccaacccaatcacaattgacggagaagatttggaagatgtaaaaacctttacatatttgggcagcatcattaatgaacaaggtggatttgatgcagatgtgaaggcgcggatcggcaaagcaagagcagcatatttacaactggagaacatctggaactcaaaacaactgtcaatcaacaccaaggtcaggattttcaatacaaatgtcaagacagttctaatgtatcgggcggaaacctggagaactacgaaagccatcatccagaagatacaggtttttatgaacagttgtctacgcaaaatacttcggatccgttggccggacactattagcaatgACCAACTGTGGAAAAGAacgaaccagatcccagtggaggaagaagcgctggaagtggataggacacacattgaggaaagaacccaactgcgtcacaagacaagccgtcacatggaatcctcaaggccaaaggaaaagaggaagaccaaagaacacattacgccgggaaatggagatagacatgagaaaaatgaacaagaattggatggaactaggagAGAAGGCccgggacagagtgggttgcagaatgctggtcggcggactatgctccattag